Genomic segment of Saccharomyces cerevisiae S288C chromosome XV, complete sequence:
CGAGCACAATTTTGAATCCAAATACAAATGCAAATAATGCTATTGCTAATGATTCTGAAAATAACGGCAACCCTGAAGGTAACATTGACAGCAGTAGTAACAGCAATCCGGGCTCACATAGTATGATTTCGCCGACGCAAAAAGACATGGGTACGTTGCAATCACAATTTATCCAAAATAATTTTAACAATTCTGTGAACAGTTCGAATCCGTCCAACCAACCAATCATAAACTACAATTACACCACACTTCCTCATTCTAGATTAGGAAGTAGTAGTTCCAGCAATAccaacaataataacagcAACTTTTCGGTAGGTGCAGCTCCGGGTGTATTAATGGCGCCAACCACCAATAATGACTTCAGTTTCAACTTGGATCAATctaatgataatgaaagaTCTCAACAAGAACAAGTGAGATTTAAGAACATTAATTACAAAAGCTAGCAGGCCTTAGAGGCactacctttttttttttttcgagTTTCTACACCGTAGTATCTGATTTCATAGTGGTATTCGTCAAACTTAACCCACAAGTGTcacttttcctttctttttttctttttcttgaagaacTGCATGGTTTTCTAGCtctttttcacttttttgaGGTTTTATTTATcttgtattctttttttctattattttaaAGGTTCAATTTCTATCGACggtttttttaattatatatatatatatatatatatatgtatataatGAATGTGTAATATTCCAAGTATACGTACCTTGggtttatattttttaacttgtatattcttttacgataaaatttcttccaattAACATCCCAGGCCTTGCttcaatttatcaattgGTATATTAACTTTCAACacattttgtttttgtttttatttttgttttttttatttttttttttttttcgcgtTTCGTGCTTTAATGAAACATGTGAAGTGTTTCGCAATGACTAAGTAGCCTCCACAGATGATCAGCAGGTATTGTACTTTATCACACCAGTTATACTACCTTCTGTGTTATTGATCTATTGCAGTTTTATAGAGTGATCTGTCCAAAGattcttttcaagaatCACCATTTTTCTAATTAAATTATCTTGGATATCTCCCGGACGTACCCCTTGAGGCCTATCAAACCCTTTTGGCTGATCTGATCATAAAGGACCTAACAACATTACCACAGAAACCATAAAACATTCGAATGAAGGCTACTTTACTGTTGAAGGCCCAGCTCTCACCTGTTAGCTATACGACGAAGAAATCTTTCCAAAGGCAACTCAATCGCACTCCATACACTGCTTTTCAATACTTCTTCCAACTTGAAGTCCAAAAGTTACATAACGTCTCGAAGTATGAGGATATTATAAATCACGTAAGAGGGAATAGcaattttaaaagatttgCAAGGAATGAATGGGATAGCATGTCATTGACTAAGAAAAGACTTTACTATGCATCCTTTTGCCAGTCAATGGATATTGACATTTTGAATGTCAGTAAAATTGAACTTGCCAAAAGATTAGAAATTCCCATACCAGCAATGAGTGAATATTTGTTATTTAGAAATAAGTTCAAGGTAAAATTTGACTCTCATTGCAGCTCCTTGGAGCGTAAAGATCGTAAAAGTGTTCCACGACCCTCTATTACTAGGAAGGTTGCAACTACAGAAATATGTTCAAAAAGCCGTAGCAACACACCCGTCGGTAAAATCAACCCCCGGAAACGATTAGTGGCATTGAAAAGGATTTCCCGTTCAGAGAACACTGCAAAAAATCATTCCCATGAGGCTCAAAATTACCTTTATGATTATATGAAAAGGTTTCAACAAATGTGCAAAGAATGCCGGTATGCTTGGAACGAAGAGGTTGACTATGACCAGAAACTagaaattagaaaaaaattacaggTATGGAGGGCAAAATTTGAGGAAATGATGGATAACGAGATAcaaatattacaaaaaaacatGGATATCATGTCAAAGTTTGGTCTCAGAAGTGAGTCCTATCTTACAGCAGCGAATCACGATACAAATACACAACCaaataatattcttccCATGACGTACCtactaaaaaagaaatgacaATAGACTTTTAGGGCTTTAAGAAGAGTCCACGAAAGCACTTCACTATCATAAAGACTATATGTACCTTgatcaaagaaattattgTCAAGATTTTATAGTAAGGGtattattttgaaaacgGAGTCACCTGTTCTTTTATATACACACTTATATCTATCTATATGTCGATGTACATTCTTAGAACAAAAATCTGTCGGACCTTTACTGCGGCATTGTGACTTGAACATGGAAGCTAACTCCCTTGGGAAAAGCTGTTTTAGGCCTATCTGTTGGCCTGTCGATAAAAGACGCCAAGCAAATGACCTCTTCAGATGAATAACCTAAGGAAGACAACACGCCTCTAATAATTCCCACAGGTATCTCCAAAAACGGTTCTATCATTTTTAACTCCTCGTTTTTTGCATCTTCctccaaagaaaatgattgAATAGGTCGATAGTCATAATCAAGAAGGTAAAAGGTTCCTCTGTGGTTTGTTTTTAAATTATCGATCTGTTtaccaaatatttgtttCCAGACATCCCTACAAATGAACTTCATTATTAATAGAAGGTCCATTTCCTTGAATTTTAAATTTGGGTTGttagaaaatatcaataactCTGACAGCTTCAATCCGATTTGAAACCCAATATTCCTCAGTCTTGCTAaaaccttttctttttcctcttcatccGCCTTATACAGCTCATGTATCAAGTTATGAGAACGTATGATATCTACTGTATGATGTTCCTCTATCTTCAGTCTCTTTATCATATTGTTGATGTTACCATTTTCGGAAGTTACATTGCTATCAGAACTGATAACATCGCCTGATATTTGCCTCTCAATGCCCATAGCTAGAGGAACCATCTCGTTCAACAGCATCTG
This window contains:
- the TRS33 gene encoding Trs33p (Core component of TRAPP complexes I, II and IV; transport protein particle (TRAPP) complexes are related multimeric guanine nucleotide-exchange factor for the GTPase Ypt1p, regulating ER-Golgi traffic (TRAPPI), intra-Golgi traffic (TRAPPII), endosome-Golgi traffic (TRAPPII and III) and autophagy (TRAPPIII, and IV); proposed subunit of a novel complex, TRAPPIV, that may function redundantly with TRAPPIII as a GEF that activates Ypt1 during autophagy), with protein sequence MSSTHSNNVGHPQSSPQGPLTEQQRAQQQYQIFENSLPKVSQSVYQMLLNEMVPLAMGIERQISGDVISSDSNVTSENGNINNMIKRLKIEEHHTVDIIRSHNLIHELYKADEEEKEKVLARLRNIGFQIGLKLSELLIFSNNPNLKFKEMDLLLIMKFICRDVWKQIFGKQIDNLKTNHRGTFYLLDYDYRPIQSFSLEEDAKNEELKMIEPFLEIPVGIIRGVLSSLGYSSEEVICLASFIDRPTDRPKTAFPKGVSFHVQVTMPQ
- the CIM1 gene encoding mitochondrial HMG-box protein CIM1 (Mitochondrial HMG-box protein; limits the copy number of mitochondrial DNA (mtDNA), antagonizing HMG-box containing protein Abf2p, a mtDNA packaging factor; localizes to the mitochondrial matrix; contains two HMG-boxes similar to Abf2p; null mutant is viable), producing the protein MKATLLLKAQLSPVSYTTKKSFQRQLNRTPYTAFQYFFQLEVQKLHNVSKYEDIINHVRGNSNFKRFARNEWDSMSLTKKRLYYASFCQSMDIDILNVSKIELAKRLEIPIPAMSEYLLFRNKFKVKFDSHCSSLERKDRKSVPRPSITRKVATTEICSKSRSNTPVGKINPRKRLVALKRISRSENTAKNHSHEAQNYLYDYMKRFQQMCKECRYAWNEEVDYDQKLEIRKKLQVWRAKFEEMMDNEIQILQKNMDIMSKFGLRSESYLTAANHDTNTQPNNILPMTYLLKKK